From Theileria annulata chromosome 1, complete sequence, *** SEQUENCING IN PROGRESS ***, one genomic window encodes:
- a CDS encoding 60S ribosomal protein L35, putative — MEIVINNVKNFSKWTLHNFTEKLRVFELRDKSDAELLKLLDDLKQELATFRVSKVTATGTSKLSKITLVRKAVAKVLTVYNQRKKEEARKKYKKLSKTPLNLRPKLTRAKRKGLTTKQLTMKTIKERKRAENLPKRKYALLA, encoded by the exons ATGGaaatagtaataaataatgttaaaaa TTTTTCTAAGTGGACCCTACATAACTTTACA GAAAAGTTGAGAGTTTTTGAATTGAGAGATAAATCGGATGCAGAGCTCCTGAAACTTCTGGATGACCTCAAGCAGGAGCTTGCAACATTCAGAGTCTCAAAAGTAACTGCAACTGGCACATCAAAACTCTCGAAAATCACTCTAGTTCGTAAGGCAGTGGCAAAGGTACTGACAGTTTATAACCAAAGAAAGAAAGAGGAGGCAAGAAAGAAGTACAAAAAACTTTCAAAAACTCCACTTAACCTGAGACCAAAACTTACAAGAGCTAAACGTAAAGGTTTAACAACAAAACAATTGACAATGAAGACAATTAAGGAACGTAAAAGAGCAGAAAACCTACCGAAACGTAAATACGCTCTTTTGGCTTAA
- a CDS encoding RNA binding protein, putative (Tap349e08.q2ks7.cand.136 - score = 15.85) has protein sequence MSELYDRISNERVYWDKKSCSSIEEWKEKIANSSTVYVGNLAFSTPEERIHEVLQAAGEIDRIVLGLNSIKKSPCGFAFVVYKDVKSAKRAVKMFKGCIIDGRVIRVDADPGTSIDDTRRLARGLNGYQWRDAFRKEFDTSRGGQGLGVSHEILNKRMKVPQMMSSILAEQSRIVNP, from the exons ATGTCTGAACTTTATGATAGAATATCAAATGAGAGGGTTTACTGGGATAAGAAGTCTTGTTCTAGTATTGAGGAATGGAAGGAAAAAATCGCAAATTCATCCACCGTTTACGTTGGAAATCTAGCATTTTCGACACCCGAAGAACGAATTCACGaa gTGTTACAAGCGGCAGGAGAGATTGATAGGATAGTTTTGGGGCTGAACAGTATAAAGAAAAGTCCATGTGGATTCGCCTTTGTTGTGTATAAAGATGTCAAATCTGCTAAAAGAGCAGTTAAGATGTTCAAAGGCTGTATAATAGATGGAAGAGTAATAAGAGTAGATGCTGACCCAGGCACTAGTATCGATGATACTAGAAGACTAGCTAGAGGCTTAAACGGATACCAGTGGCGTGACGCTTTTAGAAAAGAGTTTGACACTAGTAGAGGAGGCCAAGGTCTTGGAGTCAGCCATgagattttaaataaaagaatGAAAGTTCCGCAAATGATGTCATCTATACTCGCTGAACAATCGAGGATTGTGAACCCTTAA
- a CDS encoding uncharacterized protein (Tap349e08.q2ks7.cand.135 - score = 33.79): MTKLVEETVLKLEDLKVAIGVLRRFYSCTNGLLTTFRLTFNYTNNKPKTIFVSSITSVKISNSFFKEYIMLQCGSIRYFISCSDNNKLYSELLRVVKLNETTTVLNSPRTVETSVESPDSNTLSVPGISRVLEIQREKIEECEDLCTATTELSALKNKCKLVKEVLVKVTKYDQEGFNATIDRVFKSLGVEVFSQSDNQDNSNIPSNSCTNSDSDSDQEVLNQLKKILSLLLSKNESILLHEFYVAANRLMLTDLLSPSQLVKYVNRLEKDYLCKLNKVGNVYLITKNHEKISEEEFCSDLIGILNSGPTDLIKYSKEANISTTLAQVKLNLAEQIGLVVRDETIQLTYYYINSFN, from the coding sequence ATGACAAAATTGGTTGAGGAGACGGTTTTGAAGTTGGAAGACCTAAAAGTTGCAATAGGAGTGTTGAGGAGGTTTTATTCATGTACAAATGGGCTCTTGACTACTTTCAGACTCACATTCAACTACACAAATAATAAGCCGAAGACGATCTTCGTGTCTTCCATCACTAGCGTCAAAATTTCAAACAGCTTTTTCAAGGAGTATATAATGCTACAGTGTGGGTCAATTCGGTACTTTATATCCTGTTCggataataataagttATATTCTGAGCTGTTGAGAGTAGTTAAGCTTAACGAGACAACAACAGTACTGAACTCACCAAGAACAGTGGAGACAAGTGTTGAATCACCAGATTCAAATACATTATCAGTACCAGGAATCTCGAGAGTTTTAGAAATTCAGCGTGAGAAGATTGAGGAATGTGAAGATCTTTGCACAGCAACTACTGAACTCAGCGCCTTGAAgaataaatgtaaattgGTCAAGGAAGTTCTGGTAAAAGTAACGAAATACGACCAGGAAGGGTTTAACGCAACAATTGATAGAGTTTTTAAGAGTCTGGGTGTTGAAGTATTTTCCCAATCAGATAATCAAGATAACTCAAACATTCCTTCAAACAGTTGCACAAACAGTGACTCAGACAGTGATCAGGAAGTATTAAACCAGctaaagaaaattttatcacTACTTTTAAGTAAAAACGAGTCTATTTTGTTACATGAATTTTATGTAGCAGCTAATAGACTCATGTTAACGGACCTGTTATCACCATCTCAGCTTGTGAAGTACGTCAACAGACTAGAAAAAGATTACTTATGTAAGTTAAACAAGGTAGGAAATGTATATCTGATAACAAAAAACCATGAAAAGATTAGTGAAGAGGAGTTTTGTAGTGATCTAATTGGGATATTAAACTCAGGACCCACAGATTTAATCAAATACTCAAAGGAAGCAAACATATCAACAACACTCGCACAAGTTAAGCTTAACCTTGCTGAGCAAATAGGATTAGTTGTGAGGGACGAAACAATACAATTGACATACTATTACATAAATTCattcaattaa
- a CDS encoding uncharacterized protein (Tap349e08.q2ks7.cand.135 - score = 33.79;~3 probable transmembrane helices predicted for TA06630 by TMHMM2.0 at aa 113-135, 148-170 and 180-202): MRSIYDFTGMYFRSFINRKININTKIYDPFFSIKGKIDLCNRNFSSGKNFELNNTWKNYRESSRRLLSSSSAPSKYAYDPNSLTTLPRPYESHLKEDVKFRNCLGLNPLFTHYVNPVSIVKFTAKYLLSYRFFFIYMARTTFQAARPLLAFCVFGEIMKLVLANLSGGVPAYLFSFVLAFEVFYFFLQLYISYTFLMMFFTVMF; this comes from the exons ATGAGGTCAATTTATGATTTTACTGGAATGTATTTCCGTTCTTTCATAAACCGCAAGATAAACATAAACACTAAAATTTATGACCCGTTTTTTTCAATTAAG GGTAAAATTGATCTTTGTAATCGCAACTTTAGCAGTGGTAAAAATTTTGAGCTGAACAATACGTGGAAGAACTATAGGGAATCATCACGTAGGTTGTTGTCATCATCGTCCGCCCCTTCTAAATACGCATATGACCCGAACTCACTGACCACACTACCGAGACCATACGAATCTCACCTAAAGGAAGACGTGAAGTTTCGTAACTGTTTGGGACTAAATCCTCTATTCACACATTATGTAAACCCAGTGTCAATAGTTAAATTCACAGCAAAATACCTTCTAAGCTACAGATTcttctttatttatatgGCCAGAACAACATTTCAA GCAGCGAGACCGTTGTTAGCATTTTGTGTATTCGGTGAGATTATGAAGTTGGTACTGGCAAACCTTAGTGGAGGGGTACCGGCATATTTATTTTCGTTTGTTTTGGCATTTGAAGTCTTCTATTTCTTCCTACAGCTGTATATTTCCTACACGTTCCTAATGATGTTCTTCACCGTCATGTTCTAA
- a CDS encoding ATP binding protein (maybe ABC transporter), putative (Tap349e08.q2ks7.C.cand.1 - score = 60.72) codes for MKLVLHLINCIILYLFLNDYKFGIFCFRSHIAQPSINFTKNYNISDSCDHELNNVIPYSSYRLLLSPSEDVLTETKEWILTKDEDDLASSAHFDVNFNDLYSFKGRSKQGVLLEVKDASICLVDRILFDKVSFSVNTGECVGIIGNNGVGKSSMFDSIYERLSTNSCTSRKSGLDKPQMSVSMDITFNIKDEETANNISNNKYLYSFVSKLMELENLNESQLIKVYNSFEYTESDGVFSGYNLSGVGYMRQNYTLDLNPESTVSELISSVFESYNLCNNVMNYIEKNLSFFNSLMLEKSSNGSTGTETANKIAGDILSLYNNERNLITQKFREMKSLIKKLVSIFGMESVIGSTVNTLSGGFKMRLYLFILLLHSPSLLLLDEPTNNLDTTTVKFLIDTLKYLMKNSNLSVLVVSHDTFLLNSICTSIFQMPGDGTITPFKGNFDEFVQKGTNEKNVRNARIERLRKNIAILNRDIQELKANKKGSLNALKVTISQKQEMLNKYQEELDELVGSPISKYTKTYNRVLFNINENARNIKEDSPENTFNAIFQKILRKNPLLNTGQMLNTFGPLFKLINVTLDTHTGKRIFDNLNLTIRPSDRIVLLGENGIGKTTLLKLLFKSQATFKNNPVLAQISSIDKKLLYQSINNDINTVIDKGIDRVMSKMDKSWKLFEQINQVNRDMTNSQDSVYNLEDIEYRILVNEPFKFNLVDGLMSVNTAKLSYYSQNCSNILNYDKTVYNLLRDYVGDEVEQNALAEYLGCFHLADYMDSCVSNLSFGERSRLLLSLLLINKAHFLLMDEPTNHLDLFMKKLLKLIVNGIYKGGFMIATHDLDFIRDLNTVNSFIYIYSKDKVFRFSDKFGPEYLCFKSQFPDAKSPQVLDFLTQCSGVKKYSEITINTFNEEPEEEKKVLNKKKKIHPPKNPNDRSRIKNIKRWN; via the exons ATGAAGTTAGTTCTTCatctaataaattgtatcatactttatctttttttaaatgattataaatttggCATTTTTTGTTTTCGTTCACACATCGCTCAACCTTCAATTAATTTcacaaaaaattataacatTTCAGACTCATGTGATcatgaattaaataatgttataCCGTATTCTTCCTATAGACTACTATTAAGTCCGTCAGAAGATGTGTTAACTGAGACTAAGGAGTGGATTCTAACtaaagatgaagatgatttAGCATCTTCTGCACACTTTgatgtaaattttaatgatttataTTCGTTCAAGGGTCGGTCTAAACAAGGAGTACTTTTAGAAGTAAAGGATGCATCCATTTGTCTTGTAGATAGGATACTTTTCGACAAAGTATCATTTTCAGTTAATACAGGTGAATGCGTAGGAATTATAGGAAACAATGGAGTGGGAAAATCCTCGATGTTTGATTCAATTTATGAAAGACTGTCGACAAATTCATGTACAAGTAGGAAAAGTGGACTAGATAAACCACAAATGTCAGTTTCAATGGATATTACATTTAATATCAAGGATGAAGAAACGGCTAATAATATCTCAAATAACAAATATCTATATTCCTTTGTGTCCAAGCTAATGGAGCTTGAGAATTTAAACGAGTCACAACTTATTAAAGTGTACAATAGCTTTGAATATACTGAAAGTGATGGAGTGTTTTCTGGATATAATCTCTCAGGCGTAGGATACATGAGGCAAAACTATACACTGGATCTGAACCCGGAATCCACAGTGTCTGAACTCATCTCAAGTGTATTTGAATCTTATAACCTGTGTAACAATGTTATGAATTATATTGAGAAGAATTTAAGCTTCTTTAACAGTTTGATGTTGGAGAAATCCTCAAATGGATCTACGGGAACTGAGACTGCTAATAAAATCGCAGGTGATATTTTATCGCTGTACAACAATGAAAGGAACCTTATAACACAAAAATTCAGAGAAATGAAATCTTTAATTAAGAAACTAGTCTCAATATTTGGAATGGAATCAGTAATCGGGTCAACAGTTAACACTCTTAGTGGAGGTTTTAAGATGAGGCTATATCTATTCATACTGTTGTTGCATTCTCCAAGCTTACTGTTACTTGATGAACCTACAAATAACCTGGACACAACCACAGTTAAGTTTCTTATAGATACattgaaatatttgatGAAGAATTCTAATTTGTCAGTACTGGTTGTAAGTCATGATACATTTTTGCTGAACTCAATTTGTACATCAATTTTCCAAATGCCAGGTGATGGTACAATAACACCATTCAAAG gGAACTTTGATGAGTTTGTACAAAAGGGTACAAATGAGAAAAATGTGAGAAACGCAAGAATAGAACGTCTGAGGAAGAATATAGCTATTTTGAATAGAGACATTCAGGAGTTGAAAGCTAATAAGAAAGGATCACTAAACGCATTAAAGGTTACGATTTCACAAAAACAGGAAATGTTGAATAAATATCAGGAGGAGCTTGATGAACTGGTGGGTTCCCCAATTTCAAAGTATACCAAAACTTATAATAGAGTACTATTCAACATAAATGAAAACGCaagaaatataaaagaaGATAGTCCAGAAAACACTTTCAACGCGATATTCCAGAAAATATTGAGGAAAAACCCGTTATTGAACACAGGTCAGATGCTTAACACTTTCGGACCATTATTCAAGCTAATTAATGTTACACTGGATACACATACTGGGAAAAGAATCTTTGATAATCTCAATTTGACAATTCGTCCATCTGACCGCATAGTACTACTGGGTGAAAACGGTATTGGGAAGACGACTCTTTTGAAACTACTATTTAAATCCCAGGCAACCTTTAAAAATAACCCAGTATTGGCCCAAATTAGCTCCATTGACAAGAAACTACTCTACCAGTCTATAAATAACGATATAAACACAGTTATAGACAAGGGAATAGATAGGGTAATGAGTAAAATGGACAAGAGTTGGAAGTTATTTGAGCAGATAAACCAGGTGAACAGGGACATGACAAACTCTCAGGACtcagtatataatttggaaGACATAGAGTATAGAATTTTGGTAAACGAACcttttaaattcaatttaGTGGACGGACTAATGAGCGTCAATACTGCAAAACTATCTTACTACTCTCAAAACTGTTCAAATATTCTAAACTATGACAAAACAGTGTATAACCTTCTTAGGGATTATGTGGGAGATGAAGTTGAGCAAAATGCACTAGCAGAGTATTTGGGTTGTTTCCATTTAGCAGATTACATGGACTCTTGTGTTTCAAATTTGTCATTTGGTGAAAGGTCAAGACTCCTTCTATCGTTGCTTCTTATTAACAAGGCGCACTTTCTCCTGATGGATGAACCCACAAATCACCTGGACTTATTCATGAAAAAACTCCTAAAGCTCATTGTTAATGGGATTTATAAGGGCGGTTTCATGATAGCAACTCACGACTTGGACTTTATAAGGGACTTAAACACCGTTAACTcattcatttatatatattccaAGGACAAGGTTTTCAGGTTCAGTGATAAATTTGGGCCTGAATATCTTTGTTTCAAGTCCCAGTTCCCTGATGCAAAGAGTCCACAAGTTTTGGATTTCCTTACACAGTGCTCTGgtgttaaaaaatattctgAAATAACCATCAACACATTCAATGAAGAGCCTGAAGAGGAGAAAAAGGTGCTTAATAAGAAAAAGAAGATCCATCCGCCCAAAAATCCAAACGACAGGTCGAGAATTAAGAATATCAAGAGatggaattaa
- a CDS encoding uncharacterized protein (Tap349e08.q2ks7.C.cand.2 - score = 31.23;~Apicoplast targetting peptide predicted by the PlasmoAP tool;~1 probable transmembrane helix predicted for TA06620 by TMHMM2.0 at aa 5-27;~Signal peptide predicted for TA06620 by SignalP 2.0 HMM (Signal peptide probability 0.992, signal anchor probability 0.001) with cleavage site probability 0.936 between residues 16 and 17), with protein MNLILLLSLNLLSVHGFFYTLYPLVAIKSNNRVKLYCPWNQHTDANLTCRFNKDVMGYYPLPSTDNTTPLVTSKFLNPSLQTPFTRDYCNSLKDGWSAKKGTDNVCKDFAFCFNVADSKCVCSCQSGFFGNPYKACYQHCSTDDDCSSPLAVCKFASNTNEMKRCVCKDKYEGNGVMCYKNPCGDDRSSKCGGVENTVCVPTGPGDDDYKCVCPSGYYVNHEKTCVPEVTVTKSSVITLVVKNVPDGSRVEAGECLSFTLNDGSKSVFFHKNSGDSVYVKKPIKNDGKFSIFFIVTDEVTAFSSVTSSGAGLTKLYSMSSTFIGCKFGHVKVYDPKGREISGYEDLKQSKKLKLAASGGQAAAPTPPGQKGPGAHPRTGGAPRTQAVTVSSELSDPLSTLELLSAPVAAAVKAKPEVEVHVRELKADELAGGLSSSDVAQRQAALQSGSSSSSGVGSSVLQASSTVQTVNEL; from the coding sequence atgaacTTGATCCTACTTTTATCACTCAATTTGCTATCGGTTCATGGATTTTTCTACACCCTCTATCCCCTAGTGGCTATTAAGTCAAATAATAGGGTAAAGCTATATTGTCCCTGGAATCAGCATACTGATGCCAACTTAACGTGtagatttaataaagatGTTATGGGTTACTATCCGCTTCCCTCAACCGATAATACCACACCACTTGTAACTTCAAAATTTCTAAACCCATCACTACAAACTCCATTCACCCGAGATTATTGCAATTCGTTAAAGGATGGATGGTCTGCCAAAAAGGGAACTGATAACGTTTGCAAGGATTTTGCGTTCTGTTTCAATGTTGCTGATAGCAAATGTGTTTGCTCATGCCAATCTGGTTTCTTCGGTAACCCATACAAAGCCTGTTACCAACACTGTTCTACTGATGATGACTGTTCAAGTCCTTTGGCTGTTTGCAAATTTGCTTCAAATACTAATGAAATGAAAAGATGTGTTTGCAAGGACAAATATGAAGGGAATGGAGTTATGTGTTACAAGAACCCATGCGGAGACGATAGAAGTTCCAAGTGTGGAGGTGTAGAGAACACAGTCTGTGTTCCAACAGGACCTGGTGATGATGATTATAAATGTGTTTGCCCGTCAGGCTACTACGTTAATCACGAGAAAACATGTGTTCCAGAAGTTACTGTAACTAAGAGCAGTGTCATCACTCTAGTTGTTAAAAACGTCCCTGACGGTAGCAGAGTTGAAGCCGGAGAGTGCCTTTCTTTCACTCTGAACGACGGGAGCAAGAGTGTGTTTTTCCACAAAAACTCTGGAGACTCCGTGTACGTAAAGAAACCGATCAAAAATGACGGGAAATTTTCGATATTCTTTATAGTCACTGACGAAGTCACAGCATTTTCAAGCGTAACTTCTTCTGGAGCTGGACTCACAAAGCTCTATTCTATGTCCAGTACCTTCATTGGATGTAAATTCGGCCACGTTAAAGTTTATGATCCCAAAGGCAGAGAGATTTCTGGATACGAAGATTTGAAACAGTctaaaaagttaaaattgGCAGCCTCTGGAGGTCAGGCTGCAGCTCCAACACCTCCAGGACAAAAAGGACCTGGAGCACACCCCAGAACTGGAGGAGCACCTCGTACTCAAGCAGTAACGGTATCTTCGGAGCTATCGGATCCCTTATCTACTCTAGAATTATTATCGGCTCCAGTTGCGGCTGCCGTTAAAGCTAAGCCTGAAGTAGAAGTCCATGTAAGAGAATTGAAAGCAGACGAATTAGCAGGAGGTTTATCATCAAGTGATGTAGCTCAAAGACAAGCGGCTCTACAATCGGGAAGTTCCTCCTCTTCTGGTGTTGGTTCAAGCGTATTGCAAGCTTCATCAACTGTACAAACGGTAAACGAACTTTAA
- a CDS encoding uncharacterized protein (Tap349e08.q2ks7.C.cand.3 - score = 79.68), with the protein METHAPFVHVHPYMKKGHSIKVDVLSRQAQVSPIFIKPQILPISDRYVRVYDPLINNLESRSDENYIIETKLYDKYKSIFNNISRESLINYSIRKSDEITKDTPLSESSSNTCDTTSTNTETTKSDYVESLDNNEFNKILDSNEFISYPWVSVVPHMVKSMFKSVINEEVYMSTLSEHPFTDYTYDSIKISKIDVKTPEQISEPDVVRSPNYISESNQMSGLSETSRTNGVCEPSKGFLVNEKCVRRLSSALTSFIKELDYWNNLVADSLSRTGSSRLTLSEARVFINDYRYITFGLLNSELSNRLENEIKIAEHYSNKVRQKLSSIFDKESEESCSIDLSVAENLLKEGSLLTFSTPEFISLSHLFYSVASLRNLLDESILRSDITNSNTLIEECDNSVIKIPDLENVKLHLSKIMWLNNAQKYSHKSVNYKLVVELIDNTPEELKSHTLYQNLKNKVDMAFKLIEKLKEPKFKYLTSTDELRINNQNKDKNIEKIVDKDKIIDKEKIMEKDSDSEDETSDEEEISVENGIEMNKKLKPEELEDIHNNYQEINLIIPSFKNIEPAYFMWKRFQRRLRKVEALISSENSANCTIECLVLLQQAETLKEYIDIDNVLEPINSDVENSLKFEKKCRNLLNRFNNWSITNDFIKFKTEWNSLNNFRKNATVNKKDLQDLINLVNLYNNRETVESDNQDSKTENIVKDQEDELVLLKPKIKRRKSMKRLEKSQSEKGSDSVDDEDKDKSTLSTNPPEITREKVDFQEIVELFNEFWKLRVKNWQIFRNLEEIHNSCLDLIDKAENIIKDLKQGLRSEEVFSSLILITIETLKFGANLHLDKKLLNSVKYCLWIKKLYISLNKLYNFLTSNENDSNSELEIKADKVYTNREMNIEADESSSKSDEVSIPSEESNSDSEDVEIEHENNQLKVFVRRFKSLGEEFDKDSMEEFVDSTHPISFYINITQEQFNKVNSTINKITHTNDNYEKLLESQKIFTLTEEDFIREFTTQQYV; encoded by the exons ATGGAGACCCATGCTCCATTCGTTCATGTACATCCATATATGAAGAAAGGGCACAGTATCAAGGTGGATGTACTATCTCGTCAAGCCCAAGTTTCACCAATATTCATAAAACCACAGATTCTGCCCATTTCTGATCGATATGTTAGAGTTTATGACCcactaataaataatttggaatCACGGTCAgatgaaaattatatcatAGAGACTAAATTATAcgataaatataaatctatATTCAATAACATTTCAAGAGaatcattaattaactATAGTATTAGAAAATCG GATGAGATAACGAAAGATACACCACTCTCGGAATCAAGCTCTAACACTTGCGACACCACATCTACAAATACAGAAACTACCAAGTCAGACTATGTAGAATCTTTGGATAATAACGAATTCAACAAAATTCTGGACtctaatgaatttatttcataCCCATGGGTCTCCGTAGTACCACACATGGTTAAATCAATGTTTAAGTCCGTTATTAACGAGGAAGTATATATGTCAACATTATCAGAACACCCATTTACTGATTACACATATGATTCAATCAAAATATCTAAAATTGACGTCAAAACGCCAGAACAAATCTCTGAACCTGATGTGGTAAGATcaccaaattatatatccGAATCTAACCAAATGTCTGGACTAAGTGAAACTAGCCGTACTAATGGAGTATGTGAGCCTTCAAAAGGATTTTTGGTAAATGAAAAGTGTGTTAGAAGACTTTCCTCAGCTTTGACTTCATTTATTAAGGAGCTAGATTACTGGAATAATTTGGTGGCAGATTCATTGTCGAGAACAGGCTCTAGCAGACTAACTCTTAGTGAAGCAAGAGTATTCATTAACGATTACAGATACATTACTTTTGGCCTATTGAACTCTGAACTGTCAAATAGACTGGAGAATGAGATTAAGATAGCCGAACACTATTCTAATAAGGTTCGCCAGAAGTTATCATCTATTTTTGATAAGGAATCTGAGGAAAGTTGCTCAATTGATCTATCAGTTGCAGAAAACTTACTTAAGGAAGGCTCACTATTGACATTTTCAACTCCAGAGTTTATTTCACTGAGTCACCTTTTCTACAGTGTGGCATCACTGAGGAATCTGTTGGACGAGTCAATACTGCGGTCAGATATCACAAATTCTAACACATTGATTGAGGAATGTGATAATTCAGTGATCAAAATACCGGATTTAGAAAATGTAAAGTTACACCTGTCAAAGATAATGTGGCTCAATAACGCACAAAAATACTCACATAAGTCGGTAAACTATAAACTCGTTGTTGAATTGATTGATAATACACCAGAGGAATTAAAATCACATACACTGTaccaaaatttaaaaaataaagtaGACATGGCTTTTAAActtattgaaaaattaaaagaaccgaaatttaaatacttAACGTCAACTGACGaattaagaataaataatcaaaataaagataaaaatatCGAGAAAATTGTggataaagataaaattattgataaagaaaaaattatggAGAAGGATAGTGATTCGGAAGATGAGACTAGTGATGAGGAGGAGATTAGTGTTGAAAATGGAATtgaaatgaataaaaagtTGAAACCAGAGGAGTTGGAGGACATACATAATAACTATCAggaaattaatttaataattccaTCGTTTAAAAACATAGAGCCAGCATATTTTATGTGGAAAAGATTTCAGAGGAGACTAAGAAAGGTGGAGGCGTTGATTTCCTCAGAAAATAGCGCAAACTGTACCATAGAATGTCTTGTACTGCTACAACAAGCGGAAACGCTGAAAGAATATATTGATATAGATAATGTTTTGGAGCCAATTAACTCGGATGTTGAGAACTCTCTCAAGTTTGAAAAGAAATGCAGAAACCTCTTGAAcagatttaataattggtCAATCACCAAcgattttatcaaattcaaaacCGAATGGAATTCCTTAAACAACTTTAGAAAAAATGCCACAGTTAATAAAAAGGACCTGCAAGATTTAATTAACCTCGTcaatttatacaataatCGAGAAACAGTAGAGTCAGATAACCAAGATTCTAAAACAGAAAATATTGTTAAAGATCAAGAGGACGAATTAGTATTGTTGAAGCCTAAAATTAAGCGTAGAAAATCAATGAAAAGGTTGGAGAAATCGCAATCGGAAAAGGGATCCGATTCTGTAGATGATGAAGACAAGGATAAATCAACCCTATCAACTAATCCACCAGAGATTACTAGAGAAAAAGTTGATTTCCAGGAGATAGTGGAACTGTTTAATGAGTTCTGGAAATTAAGAGTAAAAAATTGGCAAATTTTCAGGAATTTGGAAGAGATACACAACTCGTGTTTAGACCTAATAGATAAAGCCGAAAACATAATCAAGGATTTAAAGCAAGGATTAAGGTCAGAAGAAGTTTTTTCAAGTTTGATTTTAATCACAATTGAAACTCTGAAATTTGGAGCTAATCTACACCtggataaaaaattactaaACTCAGTAAAATACTGTTTGTGGAtcaaaaaattatacatttcATTGAATAAACTTTACAATTTCTTAACatcaaatgaaaatgatagTAATAGTGAATTAGAAATTAAGGCAGATAAAGTTTATACTAATCGTGAAATGAATATTGAAGCTGATGAATCTAGCAGTAAGTCAGATGAAGTGTCAATACCATCAGAAGAATCCAATTCAGATTCTGAAGATGTGGAAATTGAACATGAAAATAATCAGCTAAAGGTATTTGTAAGAAGGTTTAAAAGTCTTGGAGAAGAATTTGATAAGGATTCCATGGAAGAATTCGTTGACTCCACACACCCAATctcattttatattaacatAACACAAGAACAATTCAATAAAGTAAACTcaacaattaataaaataacacacactaatgataattatgaaaaattgCTGGAATCTCAAAAAATATTCACATTAACAGAAGAAGATTTCATACGAGAGTTCACAACACAACAATATGTTTAA